In a single window of the Elaeis guineensis isolate ETL-2024a chromosome 4, EG11, whole genome shotgun sequence genome:
- the LOC105034847 gene encoding uncharacterized protein — translation MAAREGREEMAATKPEVVRKAERLVVSTMGGRDASHDAAHAFRVRDLALSLAKEEGLDSSPRSLEIVELAALLHDIGDYKYTKDLVEDTTIVEKFLEVEVLEESKREKILGIIKGMGFKNEVAQLSFVNSSVELGVVQDADRLDAIGAIGIARCFTFGGSTNQILHDPEILPRQGLSKEAYMKKEGKQTTINHFHEKLFKLKDLMKTKAGKERAERRHKFMQDFLAEFYDEWSGRA, via the exons ATGGCGGCGAGAGAGGGACGGGAGGAGATGGCGGCGACGAAGCCAGAGGTTGTGAGGAAGGCGGAGAGGCTGGTGGTTTCGACTATGGGAGGGCGGGACGCCTCCCACGACGCGGCCCACGCCTTCCGCGTCCGCGACCTGGCCCTCTCCCTCGCCAAAGAAGAGGGCTTGGATTCCTCCCCTCGAAGCTTGGAGATA GTCGAACTGGCTGCTCTTCTCCATGACATAG GAGATTACAAGTACACCAA GGATTTGGTCGAGGATACTACAATTGTGGAGAAGTTTCTTGAGGTAGAGGTGTTGGAGGAAAGCAAAAGGGAGAAGATACTGGGGATCATAAAAGGAATGG GTTTCAAAAATGAAGTTGCACAGTTATCATTCGTCAACTCTTCCGTTGAACTTGGGGTTGTACAAGATGCTGACCGTCTTGATGCAATTGGTGCTATTG GAATTGCTCGATGCTTCACATTTGGTGGAAGCACGAACCAAATACTGCATGATCCTGAGATATTACCACGACAGGGTTTATCAAAGGAAGCATATATGAAGAAAGAGGGAAAGCAGACTACAATTAATCATTTCCATGAGAAACTTTTCAAACTGAAGGATTTGATGAAGACAAAG GCTGGTAAAGAGAGGGCAGAGAGGAGGCACAAGTTCATGCAGGATTTCTTAGCAGAGTTCTATGATGAATGGAGTGGCAGGGCTTGA